A stretch of Pyrenophora tritici-repentis strain M4 chromosome 7, whole genome shotgun sequence DNA encodes these proteins:
- a CDS encoding MhpC, hydrolase or acyltransferase (alpha-beta hydrolase superfamily): MVFTSGVLQPINPEEDSRVQHKTAVLNGNTYHYLYAEPQSGKWEHTVFLIHGWPDLSIGWRYQIPHLVELGFRVVAPDMMGYGGTDAPQVPPNPINLYGLKQASDDIAALAKVVEAPQIILGGHDWGGFVVWRAAQWHPNLVSHVFSVCTPYAPPREQFASIEDLVKGPLPQFGYQIHLASGEVEKIVKNETTIRQFLQGMYGGKGPNDEPVFVPEKGVVAENLGLVGESRILNGKELDFYVKQYLRHGIHPTLNWYRTRRINFEEDKGLLGKEKVMQPVLFIQATYDSVLKPEMSKSMDEFVPNLTRGEVEASHFALTQKPVEVNGIIQKWLETQGLLGRKGKSSL; the protein is encoded by the exons ATGGTCTTCACATCAGGAGTGCTCCAACCTATCAATCCCGAAGAGGACAGCAGGGTCCAGCATAAAACCGCGGTTCTCAATGGAAATACTTATCATTACCTGTATGCGGAGCCTCAGAGTGGGAAGTGGGAGCATACTGTGTTTTTG ATTCATGGCTGGCCTGATCTTTCCATTGGGTGGAGGTATCAGATTCCGCATCTGGTGGAGTTGGGGTTTAGGGTTGTGGCGCCGGATATGATGGGGTATGGTGGTACG GATGCTCCACAAGTACCTCCAAACCCGATCAATCTGTACGGTCTCAAGCAAGCATCAGATGATATCGCCGCGCTGGCAAAAGTTGTTGAGGCGCCTCAAATTATCCTAGGTGGCCATGACTG GGGAGGTTTCGTCGTCTGGCGCGCCGCTCAATGGCACCCCAACCTAGTCTCGCACGTCTTTTCCGTGTGCACGCCCTACGCGCCGCCCCGCGAGCAATTCGCATCGATTGAGGACCTCGTCAAAGGCCCCTTGCCACAGTTCGGGTACCAGATCCACCTTGCTTCGGGCGAGGTGGAGAAGATCGTTAAGAACGAGACGACCATCAGGCAGTTCCTCCAAGGCATGTACGGTGGCAAAGGGCCAAATGACGAACCAGTATTCGTGCCAGAGAAGGGTGTGGTGGCCGAGAACTTGGGCTTGGTTGGTGAAAGTCGAATCCTGAACGGAAAG GAACTCGACTTTTACGTCAAGCAGTACCTCAGGCATGGCATTCATCCTACAC TCAACTGGTACCGTACGCGCCGTATAAACTTTGAAGAAGACAAAGGCTTGCTCGGCAAGGAAAAGGTCATGCAGCCCGTCCTCTTCATCCAGGCCACGTATGACTCAGTTCTCAAGCCAGAAATGTCGAAGAGCATGGACGAGTTCGTCCCCAATTTGACTAGGGGAGAGGTTGAAGCTTCGCATTTTGCATTGACGCAGAAGCCGGTCGAGGTCAACGGTATCATCCAGAAATGGCTGGAGACGCAGGGATTGTTGGGAAGGAAGGGAAAGAGCAGTTTGTAG